From Mucilaginibacter rubeus, a single genomic window includes:
- a CDS encoding carbohydrate-binding family 9-like protein gives MISTETVIPFSAAGSDMAALSLQHALWNTSLQQESQIGIAHDSNGIWLAFDVWDKFLHSKKRSFNDDVHFDNCVEFFFRFPGDINYYNFEFNCLGSIKAAYGPDRFQRKFLPALILHKIEQNLQVSISNQNNTGLINWKINVYIPLNALLFSNISSLQNITCEANFTQCGDMLPQPHYFSWVYIDTPSPDFHRPEFFRQIHFS, from the coding sequence ATGATCTCTACAGAAACAGTTATTCCGTTTTCTGCCGCAGGCAGCGATATGGCTGCGCTGAGCCTGCAACATGCTTTATGGAATACATCCTTACAACAGGAATCCCAAATTGGCATCGCCCATGATAGCAATGGTATATGGTTAGCTTTTGATGTCTGGGATAAATTTCTGCATTCTAAAAAAAGAAGTTTCAACGATGACGTTCACTTTGACAATTGCGTAGAGTTTTTTTTCCGATTCCCCGGCGATATAAACTATTATAATTTTGAGTTTAACTGTCTTGGTTCAATAAAAGCGGCTTACGGTCCGGATAGGTTTCAACGAAAGTTTTTACCTGCTTTGATACTGCACAAAATAGAACAAAACCTACAGGTTTCTATCAGCAACCAAAATAACACCGGGTTAATCAATTGGAAAATCAATGTTTATATCCCCCTTAACGCGTTGCTATTTAGCAATATATCCTCTCTTCAAAACATAACCTGCGAAGCCAATTTCACCCAATGCGGCGATATGCTCCCTCAACCTCATTATTTTTCGTGGGTTTACATTGATACCCCCTCTCCCGATTTCCATCGCCCTGAATTTTTCAGGCAGATACATTTCTCCTAA
- a CDS encoding helix-turn-helix domain-containing protein: MEKEVLLKNLGERIRKIREQKGITQKQLAHTIGKDQQSVQRLETGRVNPSVYYLYEIAKGLEIEVEFLLAMS; this comes from the coding sequence ATGGAAAAGGAAGTACTTCTTAAAAATCTTGGTGAACGTATCCGTAAAATCCGGGAACAAAAGGGGATTACTCAAAAACAACTTGCCCACACTATTGGTAAAGACCAGCAGTCGGTACAACGGTTGGAAACCGGCCGTGTCAACCCATCCGTTTATTATCTTTATGAAATAGCTAAGGGGTTAGAGATAGAGGTTGAATTTCTACTGGCTATGAGTTAA
- a CDS encoding beta-N-acetylhexosaminidase, whose protein sequence is MKNPRLNFTKLTKQYLLVVLLLCSINIQSHAQNKLKVKAFHVDLRIQVMTMPALKQLALKLHNQGINTLIMEWEGSYPYSGEVVISNKYAYSRAEVKDFIKYCGSLHIDVIPLQQTFGHVEYILRHYKYAALREDDKDFSQVCPSEHELNRELFTKLIKDMISLHDSPYVHIGGDETFLLGHCEKCKKKAAEVGLSRLYFDHIKLICDIVSGLGKKPVVWADIALKYPDYIHLLPKETVFVDWNYGWNPNLFGNRDKLLASGYEVWGAPSIRSEPDNFYIEKWWNHFENIHNFIPQIKALHYQGVVMTSWSTSGAYSTVFDSNDDPVALYPIRRVYPLSAFNLLITAYTEAVKSNQPLDISAFIRGYCKTNYGFSLTDAELFRTALFTAPYPVAFGKVKGKTDLSLDNLVDSTRSALNTLNKLKPQKNQQEFEHYRLMAEIRLFYLNTLRLEAAMNSDEFNESVKGKYRATAVALKDQSVKLDEKFNRLNGGFLKAGELADEKALRNAKLNELFDKLVK, encoded by the coding sequence ATGAAAAACCCTCGGCTCAATTTCACGAAACTTACAAAGCAATACTTATTAGTGGTGTTATTACTTTGTTCGATTAACATTCAAAGCCATGCGCAGAATAAGTTAAAGGTGAAAGCCTTTCACGTTGATCTGCGGATCCAGGTAATGACCATGCCGGCGTTAAAACAATTAGCGCTGAAACTGCATAACCAGGGCATCAATACATTGATTATGGAGTGGGAGGGTTCATATCCTTATAGCGGGGAAGTAGTTATCTCTAATAAGTACGCTTATTCAAGGGCAGAGGTAAAAGATTTTATAAAATACTGTGGCAGTCTGCATATAGATGTTATCCCGTTACAGCAAACTTTTGGGCATGTTGAATACATCTTAAGGCATTATAAGTATGCTGCATTAAGGGAAGACGATAAGGATTTTTCGCAGGTATGCCCAAGCGAACATGAACTGAACCGGGAGTTGTTTACCAAGCTGATTAAAGATATGATCAGCCTGCATGATTCGCCGTACGTACACATTGGTGGCGACGAAACCTTTTTATTGGGGCATTGTGAAAAATGTAAAAAGAAAGCTGCCGAAGTAGGGTTGTCACGATTATACTTTGATCATATCAAACTCATATGCGATATTGTTAGCGGGTTGGGCAAGAAACCGGTAGTATGGGCAGATATCGCCCTGAAATACCCGGACTATATTCACTTGTTGCCTAAAGAAACAGTTTTTGTTGACTGGAATTATGGCTGGAACCCAAATCTTTTTGGCAACCGTGATAAGCTGCTGGCCAGTGGCTATGAAGTATGGGGTGCGCCATCTATTCGCAGCGAGCCCGATAATTTTTATATTGAAAAGTGGTGGAATCATTTCGAGAATATCCACAATTTTATACCGCAGATCAAAGCTTTACATTATCAGGGCGTGGTGATGACTTCCTGGTCAACCTCGGGAGCTTACTCAACGGTATTTGACTCTAATGATGATCCGGTGGCTTTATATCCCATCCGTCGTGTTTATCCCTTATCAGCATTTAATCTACTCATTACAGCCTACACTGAGGCGGTTAAAAGTAATCAGCCATTGGATATATCCGCTTTTATCCGTGGTTACTGCAAAACCAATTATGGCTTTAGTCTGACGGATGCAGAACTGTTCAGAACAGCCCTGTTTACGGCTCCTTATCCTGTTGCGTTTGGTAAGGTAAAAGGGAAAACAGATTTATCGCTTGATAATTTAGTTGACAGTACGCGTTCCGCGTTAAATACCTTGAATAAACTGAAGCCACAGAAAAACCAGCAGGAGTTTGAGCATTACCGTTTAATGGCCGAAATCAGGTTGTTTTACCTAAACACGCTACGGTTGGAAGCCGCTATGAACAGCGACGAATTTAACGAAAGCGTAAAAGGGAAATACCGTGCCACTGCAGTTGCATTGAAGGATCAATCCGTTAAACTTGATGAAAAATTTAACCGGCTTAACGGCGGGTTTTTAAAGGCAGGCGAACTTGCTGATGAAAAGGCGCTTCGCAACGCCAAGCTTAATGAACTTTTCGATAAGCTTGTGAAATAG
- a CDS encoding potassium channel family protein has translation MNRFREKWLEEKEQADLDLFERIKDNAKPEIADLWALSESRFIEWRKLHDFPELLNHFDKTLVLFKEWKVDNKLTNEIIIATGKITPFLAHKKVSKSSKNLFLTKQSSGKKEKLFVTDGKIEGVRVQFGQTFKFEFLQQFISYLDWLKERNKYQEILYVNLRSAPNHDSERVWIHANVYANETEFELLKMGGISAPVNGFGILYRGKYIEFANLCGLKFDGNINFGEEGNLHCSYCVCDNWIAEDFSMPLLKLEYCKVINLTLNKSKLQQWLFFDCDVSGDFSNSKLYQVKIYNGNFNPVIRDCTFFETNILVDPNLQDSNFGAYKTFKKIYQSQGDDDIARMYFIKENELVRKELTGWNYLTKSLSYYYWVYGSKPHRIIYLSIAIILIFGVIYWADSNSISANTTNKTFNLGDSIYFSTITFTTLGYGDFSPNGWLKALSAIEAFSGVVNMGFLIAGYSSNKY, from the coding sequence ATGAATAGATTTAGAGAGAAGTGGCTTGAAGAGAAAGAACAGGCCGATTTAGATTTATTTGAACGAATCAAAGACAACGCTAAACCAGAAATTGCGGATCTTTGGGCGTTGTCAGAAAGCAGGTTTATCGAGTGGCGAAAACTGCATGACTTTCCAGAATTATTGAACCACTTTGATAAGACTTTAGTTCTATTTAAAGAATGGAAAGTAGATAATAAACTTACAAACGAAATAATTATAGCTACAGGGAAAATCACGCCATTTCTTGCACATAAAAAGGTCTCAAAGAGCAGTAAAAATCTTTTTTTAACAAAGCAAAGTTCGGGAAAAAAGGAAAAACTTTTTGTTACTGATGGAAAAATTGAAGGAGTAAGGGTTCAATTTGGACAAACTTTTAAGTTTGAGTTCTTACAACAATTTATATCCTATTTAGACTGGCTCAAAGAAAGGAATAAGTATCAAGAAATCCTATATGTAAATTTGAGAAGTGCCCCTAATCATGATTCGGAAAGAGTTTGGATTCATGCGAATGTATATGCAAATGAAACTGAATTTGAACTTTTAAAAATGGGAGGTATTTCTGCACCTGTAAACGGCTTTGGGATTTTGTATAGGGGTAAGTATATCGAATTTGCCAATTTATGTGGATTAAAGTTTGACGGAAACATAAATTTTGGAGAAGAAGGAAATCTTCACTGTTCCTATTGTGTATGTGACAATTGGATCGCCGAAGATTTTAGCATGCCACTCCTCAAACTTGAATATTGTAAAGTCATTAATCTTACATTAAATAAGTCCAAACTTCAACAGTGGCTATTTTTTGACTGTGACGTAAGCGGCGATTTTTCGAATTCAAAACTCTATCAAGTAAAGATTTATAATGGAAATTTTAATCCTGTTATACGAGATTGTACTTTTTTCGAAACAAATATACTCGTAGATCCTAATCTTCAAGATAGTAACTTTGGTGCTTATAAAACCTTCAAAAAAATTTATCAAAGCCAAGGTGACGATGATATTGCAAGAATGTATTTTATAAAAGAGAATGAACTTGTAAGAAAAGAGTTAACAGGTTGGAATTATCTGACTAAGTCTTTAAGTTATTATTATTGGGTTTATGGAAGTAAACCACATCGAATAATTTATTTATCAATTGCCATCATACTAATTTTTGGTGTTATTTATTGGGCCGATAGTAATTCTATTTCTGCTAATACTACCAATAAAACTTTTAATTTAGGCGACAGCATATACTTTAGCACTATTACTTTCACGACATTGGGTTACGGGGATTTTAGCCCTAATGGCTGGTTAAAGGCTCTAAGCGCAATCGAGGCATTTTCGGGTGTCGTTAACATGGGATTTTTGATAGCTGGATATTCGAGCAATAAATATTAA
- the nagA gene encoding N-acetylglucosamine-6-phosphate deacetylase yields METKDQLMSPFLKISNARIITPNGIYPNGTLIAENGRIKVIENGPVDFTCDNEIDAGGNLLCPGFIDIHVHGGGGFDFMDNNVEAYLKIAEMHARFGTTAMTPTSLSSSFTDLEKTLECYESASLVNIKGAQFIGFHIEGPYVSMEQKGAQNPLYIKDPDPAEYTRIIERFPFVKRWSAAPELPGAMDFGRYLKSKNVLAAIAHTDAVFEDVIEAFDNGFTHVTHFYSCMSTVFRKDAYRYAGSVEATYFLDNMTVEIIADGVHLPPALLKLVCKLKGYDNISLITDAMRAAGLPPGESYLGTLEDNFKVIVEDDVAKLPDRSAFAGSVVTCDKLIKNMVQLADVPLGEAIKMMTINPARVMGVDQQKGSLIVGKDADLVLMTDDFNVLQTIVKGQTIYKA; encoded by the coding sequence ATGGAAACTAAGGACCAACTAATGTCACCTTTTTTAAAAATAAGCAACGCACGCATTATAACGCCCAACGGCATTTACCCTAACGGCACCTTGATAGCCGAAAACGGGCGGATCAAAGTCATTGAAAACGGCCCGGTTGATTTTACCTGCGACAATGAAATTGACGCCGGGGGAAATCTTTTATGTCCCGGTTTTATTGATATCCATGTGCATGGCGGAGGCGGTTTTGATTTTATGGATAACAACGTTGAAGCTTATTTAAAGATAGCCGAAATGCACGCGCGTTTTGGGACTACCGCCATGACCCCTACCAGCCTGAGCTCGAGCTTCACCGATTTGGAGAAGACATTGGAATGCTATGAATCAGCATCGCTGGTTAATATTAAAGGCGCTCAATTTATTGGTTTTCATATAGAAGGACCTTATGTTTCTATGGAACAAAAGGGAGCACAAAACCCGCTTTATATCAAAGATCCTGATCCAGCCGAATATACCCGGATTATTGAAAGATTCCCTTTCGTAAAACGCTGGAGCGCGGCTCCCGAACTGCCCGGAGCTATGGATTTTGGCAGATATCTGAAAAGCAAAAACGTATTAGCTGCAATAGCACATACCGATGCTGTTTTTGAGGATGTGATTGAAGCGTTTGATAATGGATTTACACATGTAACACATTTCTATAGCTGCATGTCCACTGTGTTCCGTAAAGATGCTTACCGCTATGCCGGCTCTGTTGAGGCTACGTATTTTCTGGATAATATGACGGTTGAGATCATTGCTGATGGCGTACACCTTCCCCCCGCCCTGCTCAAATTAGTCTGCAAACTGAAGGGATATGATAATATTTCATTGATTACCGATGCAATGCGAGCGGCCGGTTTGCCTCCCGGTGAAAGCTATCTCGGTACTTTGGAAGATAATTTTAAAGTTATTGTGGAAGATGATGTAGCTAAACTACCTGATCGCTCGGCGTTTGCGGGCAGCGTGGTAACATGTGATAAGTTGATTAAAAACATGGTTCAACTGGCAGATGTGCCACTGGGGGAAGCGATAAAAATGATGACGATTAACCCGGCCAGGGTAATGGGCGTTGATCAGCAAAAAGGTTCGTTAATAGTGGGCAAAGATGCAGACCTGGTATTAATGACCGACGACTTTAATGTCTTGCAAACCATTGTGAAAGGACAAACTATTTACAAGGCTTAA
- a CDS encoding PD-(D/E)XK nuclease family protein, with product MSLIQQVESYYNDICYQFDLLKKYSSQSQLYLSSEFNVFDYINPNENRLSDIVAELLNPKGKHGQGDVFLLKFLELLDLPNREKLRASIPLIYREASTSLIKHTQKRIDILLDWREFGMVIENKPWATDQIEQISDYRNYMRARYGNNFLIVYLSKSNTTPNELSISAGDLDILKMQGQYINVLFAYGFLNWLISCRNICQSDKYRWFLRDFIDYIKYDL from the coding sequence ATGAGTCTAATTCAGCAAGTAGAATCTTATTATAATGATATATGCTATCAATTTGATCTACTAAAAAAATATAGTTCTCAAAGTCAACTGTATTTATCAAGTGAGTTTAACGTTTTCGATTACATTAACCCTAATGAAAACAGATTATCAGATATAGTTGCAGAGTTGCTAAATCCTAAAGGGAAACATGGACAAGGCGATGTATTTTTATTAAAATTCTTAGAGTTGTTAGACCTACCCAACAGAGAAAAGCTCAGAGCCTCTATTCCCTTAATTTACAGAGAAGCGAGTACTTCTTTAATAAAACATACTCAAAAACGTATAGATATTTTGTTAGACTGGCGTGAGTTCGGTATGGTAATCGAAAACAAACCATGGGCTACTGACCAAATAGAACAGATCTCAGATTACCGGAATTACATGCGAGCACGTTATGGTAATAACTTCTTAATAGTTTACTTATCTAAAAGTAATACCACTCCAAATGAACTAAGTATATCAGCCGGGGATTTAGATATACTCAAAATGCAAGGTCAATATATAAATGTATTGTTTGCATACGGCTTTCTCAATTGGTTAATATCGTGCCGAAATATATGTCAGTCGGATAAATACAGATGGTTTTTAAGAGATTTTATTGATTATATTAAGTATGATTTATGA
- a CDS encoding AIPR family protein, translated as MDKITKSLITELLTNQELASEGDSKDFEKLVNYSIVSNEYSKTFDINTLTVGDGNDTGIDGIAIIVNGQLIESTEEIDDLLETNSSLEITYIFIQSKTSSNFDGSAINSFIFGVNDFFDEQPKLVRNLDIQKFAEISDYLYSKAPRFRDNPTLKLFYVTTGKWSDDANLLAVINSGYNSLEQKNLFDSVSIVPYGAREIANAYRKTKESISTTINFSNRITMPSINGVSQAYIGLLPFEEFRKIVSDDEGNLLNVFEDNVRDFQGENNDVNGGIAKTLKSPDSEIFSVLNNGVTIVASSISPTGDKFTIFDYQIVNGCQSSNVLYSSRDSEYISKVQVPIKLIATNDDDVKTRITLATNNQTPIKKEQLAALTEFQRGLEQYFNAYSGDERLYYERRAKQYNNDNSIPKAKIITVPYQIKSFAAMFLNEPHNVTSFFGLIVRRLNEGKHQIFIADHAYAPYYTSSFAYYKLESHFRRRTIDSAYKKVRFHILMLFRILFEGESLPPLNNGRKIEKYCEYLLNILNDDTASLEAFNKCIEVIDSADFNKDDKQDLKLVSKTRNLTEYVASISSL; from the coding sequence ATGGACAAAATAACTAAAAGCCTAATCACCGAGTTATTAACAAATCAAGAATTGGCTTCTGAGGGAGATTCTAAAGACTTCGAAAAATTAGTTAACTATTCTATTGTATCTAACGAATATTCAAAAACATTTGATATAAATACTTTAACAGTTGGTGATGGGAATGACACTGGAATAGATGGAATAGCCATCATCGTAAATGGCCAACTAATAGAATCTACTGAAGAGATAGATGATCTATTAGAGACTAATAGCTCTTTAGAAATTACTTACATATTTATACAATCTAAAACATCGTCTAACTTTGACGGAAGTGCTATAAATAGTTTTATTTTTGGTGTAAACGACTTTTTTGACGAACAACCAAAACTTGTTCGTAATCTTGACATTCAGAAATTTGCTGAAATCTCAGACTATTTATATAGTAAGGCGCCCCGATTTCGAGATAACCCGACATTAAAATTGTTCTATGTAACCACTGGAAAATGGTCTGACGATGCTAATCTTTTAGCCGTTATAAATTCTGGATACAATAGCTTAGAGCAAAAAAATTTATTTGATAGCGTTAGTATTGTACCATATGGTGCAAGGGAGATAGCGAACGCCTATAGAAAGACTAAAGAATCTATTAGCACTACTATCAATTTTTCGAACAGAATTACGATGCCGTCAATAAACGGTGTATCTCAGGCGTATATAGGACTTCTTCCTTTTGAAGAATTTAGAAAAATAGTATCCGATGATGAAGGAAACTTATTAAACGTTTTCGAAGATAATGTTAGAGACTTCCAAGGCGAAAATAATGACGTCAATGGTGGTATTGCCAAGACATTAAAGAGCCCTGATTCTGAGATATTTAGTGTTTTAAATAATGGTGTAACTATTGTAGCAAGTTCAATATCTCCAACCGGGGATAAGTTTACAATTTTTGATTATCAAATTGTAAATGGCTGTCAATCAAGTAATGTTCTTTATAGCAGTAGAGATAGTGAATATATCAGCAAAGTTCAAGTTCCAATTAAATTGATAGCAACTAATGATGATGATGTAAAAACACGTATTACACTTGCTACGAACAATCAAACGCCTATTAAAAAAGAGCAACTCGCTGCTTTGACAGAATTTCAACGGGGATTAGAACAATATTTTAATGCTTATTCTGGTGATGAAAGACTTTACTATGAACGAAGGGCTAAACAGTATAACAATGATAATTCTATACCTAAAGCTAAGATTATCACTGTTCCATATCAAATAAAATCATTTGCTGCGATGTTTTTGAATGAACCGCACAATGTTACCAGCTTCTTTGGATTAATCGTTAGGAGACTAAATGAGGGTAAGCACCAGATTTTTATCGCTGACCATGCCTACGCCCCTTACTACACCAGTTCTTTTGCTTATTACAAATTGGAAAGCCATTTTAGAAGACGAACTATCGATTCTGCTTATAAAAAAGTGAGATTCCATATTTTAATGTTGTTTAGAATACTATTTGAAGGAGAAAGTCTACCACCTTTAAATAATGGAAGGAAAATTGAAAAGTATTGTGAATATCTTTTAAATATTCTAAATGATGATACAGCATCGCTTGAAGCATTTAATAAGTGTATCGAAGTGATAGATAGCGCTGACTTCAATAAAGATGATAAACAAGATTTGAAACTTGTTTCTAAGACTCGAAACTTAACGGAATACGTTGCATCTATTAGTTCGCTTTAA
- a CDS encoding 6-phosphogluconolactonase → MKTTYENLNVIILADRQALGAKAAADAAVTINKLLSEKEHINIIFAAAPSQSAFLESLKNDDSVEWERINAFHMDEYLGLPADAPQSFGNFLKEAIFGHANFRSINYINGNTTDINTERKRYARLLNQNPPDIVFMGIGENTHLAFNEPFQADFNDPEIIKIVTLDPVCRQQQVNDGCFKQLEDVPVKALTLTIPVLVAAKYIFCMVPGINKADAVRKTLNEPVSVEFPSTILREHHNATLYLYTQSASLL, encoded by the coding sequence ATGAAAACGACATACGAAAACCTAAACGTAATCATCCTGGCCGACAGGCAAGCGCTCGGCGCGAAAGCTGCCGCCGATGCCGCAGTAACGATAAATAAATTACTGAGCGAAAAAGAGCATATCAACATCATTTTCGCGGCGGCCCCCTCACAGTCAGCTTTTTTAGAGAGCCTGAAAAATGATGATTCCGTTGAATGGGAAAGGATTAACGCTTTTCACATGGACGAGTACCTGGGTTTACCTGCAGATGCGCCTCAAAGCTTTGGGAACTTTTTAAAAGAAGCCATATTTGGTCACGCCAATTTCCGGAGCATAAATTACATAAATGGCAATACAACGGATATAAATACGGAACGTAAACGTTACGCCCGCCTGCTTAATCAAAACCCGCCTGATATTGTTTTTATGGGGATAGGCGAAAACACGCATCTTGCCTTTAATGAGCCCTTCCAAGCCGATTTTAATGACCCCGAGATTATCAAGATCGTAACACTCGACCCGGTTTGCCGCCAGCAGCAGGTTAATGATGGTTGTTTTAAACAACTTGAAGATGTACCGGTAAAAGCATTAACCCTTACCATACCGGTCTTAGTAGCAGCTAAGTATATATTTTGTATGGTACCGGGGATCAATAAAGCCGATGCGGTACGGAAAACACTGAATGAGCCGGTATCAGTTGAATTTCCGTCAACCATTCTGCGTGAACACCATAACGCTACCTTGTACCTTTATACTCAAAGTGCCTCGCTATTATAA